A single genomic interval of Bacillus sp. es.036 harbors:
- a CDS encoding DEAD/DEAH box helicase, with amino-acid sequence MERKKKLPQLLEMFQQEEKYRSNIVTWKTIEPKEGKTAPFPQGLQPELQKALEERRVQQLYTHQATAYDEASKGNSFVAVTPTASGKTLCYNLPVLDTILKDPSSRALYLFPTKALAQDQKSEINELIDEMEVDLKGYTYDGDTSPTIRQIVRKAGHIVMTNPDMLHSAILPHHTKWVSLFENLKVIVIDELHTYRGVFGSHVANVIRRLKRICQFYGSNPIFICTSATIANPKELAEELTGEQITLINNNGAPTGRKHFVLYNPPVVNQALNIRRSATLEARNLAVELLKNNIQTIVFARSRVRVEILLTYLQQLEQRELGPRSIMGYRGGYLPKQRREIERGLRNGDIKGVVSTNALELGVDIGQLQACVLTGYPGTIASTWQQAGRAGRRQDESVVFVVASSSPLDQYMITHPDYFFERNPEEARVNPNNLIILVDHVKCAAYELPFQQGDTFGGENIEDVLEFLTDEQLLHHRANRWFWMNDAFPAHNVSLRSASQENVVIIDQTTASNVKVIGEMDRFSAMTLLHEEAIYLHQGVQYQVELLDYDEKKAWVREVDVDYYTDANLAVQLKVLEEDKHEPLPHTTATYGEVMVNAMATIFKKIKFETHENIGSGPIHLPEEELHTNACWFDFPESFVQTMGENRLEEGLLGLGNVLRNVAPLFVMCDVSDLHVTPQIKAVHSNKPTVFFYDRYPGGIGLSERVYKELGFILKEAESIVVNCECESGCPSCVGVSGETGENSKQTAIYLLEYLRGEHSHVTES; translated from the coding sequence ATGGAAAGAAAAAAGAAACTGCCCCAGCTTCTGGAGATGTTTCAGCAGGAGGAAAAGTATCGGTCTAATATCGTAACCTGGAAAACGATTGAACCGAAGGAAGGGAAAACAGCGCCTTTTCCACAAGGGCTTCAGCCGGAGCTTCAGAAAGCTCTTGAAGAAAGAAGAGTGCAACAATTATACACCCATCAAGCAACAGCATATGATGAGGCTTCAAAAGGAAACAGCTTCGTAGCTGTTACACCAACCGCTTCAGGAAAAACCTTGTGCTATAATTTGCCTGTTCTAGATACGATATTGAAAGATCCTTCTAGTCGGGCTCTTTATTTGTTCCCAACAAAAGCACTTGCGCAGGATCAAAAGAGTGAGATCAATGAGTTAATTGATGAGATGGAAGTTGATTTAAAAGGGTATACGTACGATGGAGATACGTCTCCAACGATTAGACAAATAGTTCGTAAAGCAGGACACATCGTTATGACGAATCCAGACATGTTGCATTCTGCTATTCTTCCTCACCATACAAAGTGGGTCTCACTATTTGAAAATCTTAAAGTAATTGTGATTGATGAGCTTCATACGTATCGTGGTGTATTTGGAAGCCATGTCGCTAACGTGATTCGAAGATTGAAGCGCATTTGCCAATTTTATGGAAGTAACCCTATTTTTATTTGTACATCAGCAACGATTGCAAATCCGAAAGAGCTTGCCGAAGAGCTAACCGGAGAACAAATTACATTGATTAATAACAATGGCGCGCCTACCGGCCGGAAACACTTTGTTCTTTATAATCCCCCCGTTGTCAATCAGGCACTTAATATCAGACGTTCCGCTACGCTTGAAGCAAGAAATTTAGCAGTAGAACTGCTGAAAAACAACATTCAAACAATCGTTTTTGCGCGGAGTCGTGTTCGTGTTGAGATCCTTCTCACCTACTTGCAGCAGTTGGAACAGCGAGAGTTAGGGCCACGCTCCATCATGGGATATCGAGGAGGGTATTTACCTAAACAAAGAAGAGAGATTGAAAGAGGTCTCCGGAATGGAGATATTAAAGGGGTCGTTAGTACGAATGCTCTCGAGCTAGGTGTTGATATTGGTCAACTTCAGGCTTGTGTTCTAACAGGATATCCAGGCACCATTGCAAGCACCTGGCAGCAAGCCGGTCGTGCAGGGCGTCGCCAGGATGAATCTGTCGTGTTTGTTGTTGCGAGCTCAAGTCCCCTTGATCAATATATGATCACTCATCCGGATTACTTTTTTGAACGAAACCCGGAAGAAGCTCGAGTAAATCCTAATAATTTAATTATTCTTGTTGATCACGTAAAATGTGCCGCATATGAGCTTCCATTTCAACAAGGAGATACGTTTGGTGGAGAAAACATTGAAGACGTGTTGGAGTTTTTAACGGATGAACAACTCCTTCACCATCGGGCAAATCGGTGGTTCTGGATGAACGATGCTTTCCCAGCTCACAATGTGAGTCTGCGCTCTGCGTCTCAGGAAAATGTTGTGATTATTGATCAAACGACAGCTTCGAATGTGAAAGTGATTGGAGAAATGGATCGGTTTAGTGCTATGACATTGCTTCATGAAGAAGCGATTTATCTTCATCAGGGTGTACAATATCAAGTGGAACTGCTTGACTATGATGAAAAAAAGGCGTGGGTCCGAGAAGTGGATGTTGATTACTATACGGATGCAAATCTTGCTGTGCAGCTGAAGGTTTTGGAAGAAGACAAGCATGAACCACTGCCGCATACGACAGCCACTTATGGAGAAGTAATGGTCAACGCAATGGCAACAATTTTTAAGAAAATTAAATTTGAGACGCATGAAAACATCGGGTCTGGTCCGATTCATCTTCCTGAAGAAGAGCTTCATACGAATGCATGCTGGTTTGATTTCCCGGAAAGCTTTGTCCAAACAATGGGAGAAAATCGGTTGGAGGAAGGATTACTCGGTCTTGGGAATGTCCTTCGAAACGTTGCTCCTCTCTTCGTCATGTGCGATGTGTCTGACCTGCATGTTACACCTCAAATTAAAGCTGTGCATTCTAACAAGCCGACCGTATTCTTTTATGATCGTTATCCAGGAGGAATCGGATTATCCGAAAGAGTATACAAAGAATTAGGCTTCATTCTAAAGGAAGCGGAATCGATTGTCGTGAATTGCGAATGTGAAAGTGGCTGCCCGTCCTGTGTTGGAGTATCAGGTGAAACGGGAGAAAATAGCAAGCAAACCGCTATCTATTTACTTGAATATTTAAGAGGGGAACATTCTCATGTCACTGAAAGCTAA